The following proteins are encoded in a genomic region of Actinomadura sp. NAK00032:
- a CDS encoding DUF2249 domain-containing protein — protein sequence MTTSTASPQQETVRAILDHHERLGRTLADHALTIARAVDQLVAPYERRDTLVAFLKEEIVPHAEAEESTLYKAAEDLPEARLLLRAMLREHTVLRERVAALEAARTPSEAVGAAAAVNALFQSHLEKENDLILPALVDAGVKLDALLDGMHAILGKDEGAHGDHHCTCGGHDDPGTPGATAEVADGVLDVRTLVPAQRHQQIFAAFGGLTAGTAFVLVNDHDPKPLYYQFAAEHPGAFTWDYEESGPEVWKVRIGRP from the coding sequence ATGACCACATCGACCGCGAGCCCGCAGCAGGAGACGGTGCGGGCCATCCTGGACCACCACGAGCGGCTCGGCCGGACCCTGGCCGACCACGCGCTCACCATCGCCCGCGCCGTCGACCAGCTCGTCGCCCCCTACGAGCGGCGGGACACGCTCGTGGCGTTCCTGAAGGAGGAGATCGTCCCGCACGCCGAGGCCGAGGAGTCGACGCTCTACAAGGCCGCCGAGGACCTGCCGGAGGCCCGGCTGCTGCTGCGGGCCATGCTGCGCGAGCACACCGTGCTGCGCGAGCGGGTCGCGGCGCTGGAGGCGGCCCGGACGCCCTCCGAGGCGGTCGGCGCGGCGGCGGCCGTCAACGCCCTGTTCCAGTCGCACCTGGAGAAGGAGAACGACCTGATCCTGCCCGCGCTCGTGGACGCCGGCGTGAAGCTCGACGCGCTGCTCGACGGCATGCACGCCATCCTCGGCAAGGACGAGGGGGCCCACGGCGACCACCACTGCACCTGCGGCGGCCACGACGACCCCGGCACGCCGGGCGCGACCGCCGAGGTCGCCGACGGGGTGCTGGACGTGCGGACGCTCGTCCCCGCGCAGCGCCACCAGCAGATCTTCGCCGCGTTCGGCGGGCTCACCGCCGGGACGGCGTTCGTCCTCGTCAACGACCACGACCCGAAGCCGCTGTACTACCAGTTCGCCGCCGAGCACCCCGGCGCGTTCACCTGGGACTACGAGGAGTCGGGCCCCGAGGTGTGGAAGGTCCGCATCGGACGTCCCTGA